The following is a genomic window from Fundulus heteroclitus isolate FHET01 chromosome 16, MU-UCD_Fhet_4.1, whole genome shotgun sequence.
cccatcagCAGTTTCTTCGTCAGCAAATTTTGTGAAATCCTGTAGTGGGAGTCCATACTTTGTCACCTAGCTGTGTGAAAATGCATGACACCAGGAGGTGTTTGTAGGTTTGCAAATTATTCTGATGTgagcagagataaagagagGGAAATCTTGACTTTATTCCGACACAAAATgatgctaacactttatttttctcCCTTGTCAGTGTTGCTGCGCCTCGAGGACACACATGAAACCCAGAACGCAGCGGCGATGCAGGCGATGCCGGACTCCAATGCTTCAGGCTTCAGCAGCGACTTTAACAGCAGCGCCATGGCACCCGACGCGGCCTGCCCACACAGCGGCCACCCTTCGAACCCTATCATTGCCAGCCTCACGATGACTCTGGGCATCCTGTTCAACGTGGTGGCACTCATCATTCTCATCAAGGCCTACACCCGCTTCCGGCGGAGGTCGAAGGCGACCTTCTTGCTCTTCGCCAGCTCCCTCGTGGTCACGGACCTCACAGGCCATGTGGTCCCTGGAGGACTGGTGCTGAGGAGATACTCGATGGCCAATATGACAACCTGGGATGCTTCGACAGATCCAGACAGCCCTTGTCAGTTTCTGGGAGGTTGCCTGGTGTTTTTCGGCCTCTGCCCGCTCTTTCTGGGCTGTGCGATGGCCGCTGAGCGCTGCCTGGGTGTCACCAAGCCTCTGCTGCACGCTCGGCTGGTGAGCACAGCACGGACGAAAATAGCCCTGTCCATGATCTGGCTCCTGGCTCTATGCGTGGCCCTGCTACCTGTATTCCAACTAGGGGACTACACTAACCAGTACCCAGGAACGTGGTGCTTTATTAAGGTGAAGGACACTAATGCCAAAGATCTGATCTTCGTGATGCTGTTCTCTGGACTGGCTTTTGGCTCTCTTGCCCTTGCCTTCATCTGCAACACCATCAGTGGGATTACACTCATCAGAGCCAGGCTAAAGAATAATTCCTACTCACAGAGGTTCTCTGCGAGGTCTAATGACACAGAGATGGTGGTCCAGCTGGTCGGCATCATGGTCACCTCCTGCATCTGCTGGAGCCCTCTGCTGGTGAGTCTATGACATGCATGGTAAAGACAATCTACTGAAAAAGAATAAGGGACATAGAAACATAATTAGATGTAGTGAATGACTAATTGTTATAATTAAAGACAGATTTGAAGACAAACTAGTAGTTCAAGCACAGCACTAGTCAGTTTTTAGATTTGCTGTATTTCAGACTGGTGGAAAGCatgtatcagaaaaaaaactttctttatgttaattcaaaaaatatttcttattttagatGTAGTTTAGTTTAGGGATGTTTCTAGTTTGAGCTAAACCGaaaaaggaattttaaaaactgaaagtatatatatgtacatttaAGAAGTAGATATACATCATGGCCTATATTTAAGTGAAATGATCTTTTTTCTCAAGTTGTAAAAACGTTGGAATTGGCTTCTAGAACAgctacaaaatctgaaaaacctTGAAATCTCACTCTGCGAcaatccatccattgtctatagcCGCTTAGCCCTGCGTGGTTGGGGAGAAGGGTGGTGCCTGCCCTGCGGttattgggcgagaggcggtgaTTACCTAACACGCATGTTTTTAGGacgaagccagagtacctggaaaGAACCGTCTGCATGCGGAAAACATGCTAatttcatgcagaaagaccttatggctgcaaggcaacagttgGTAAACAACTGCAGCCCCATGCAGGCCATTCTTTTTCAGGCATGCAAACAAAATAATCTCTATTAACATGACTGCTAGAGGACCCAGTAAAACAAGAGTGTTTTTGAACACATATGTTCGCCATAAAGCACACTGTGAACCTGGAGGTTAAAGAGCGGGTTCATGAACAAACAGAAGTGTTTTTGTCAAGAACATATAAAAACAGACTGAGACTATTAGTGTTTGAGCAAAATCCCCTTCAGTAAAGTCTGATATCaataataagataagataattttACATTAATTTAGCTCTATGACTAAATATATAATATGGATAGAATACCCCAGTCAGTTCTTGCTTTCGAGAAGCACCCTggtttttatgtaaatatacAATTAAGTGGTATATTTATGTCACTAACAAATGCACACAGGCAATCAAAAGAAGACCATGTGATGAAATATCTATATTCACTGAAGGACTTCACCTAATACGAAGGTTAAAAAATGACCTTCTGAAAATTGCTAATTCTGCTGTGTGTGTTGTTGATGGTCAGTGACATCAAAAGACACTCAAAGAACAGCAGACATTGGTAAACATTATGGCAACCCAGTGACTTCTGACTGTAGGTTGTAGAGCAgcggttcccaaagtgggggtcgcGAGAGGAGCAAATGTACACCTTTAATTttggaaaattatgttttttctcaAATATTTCCGACTTTTCAACATCAGAGTTTTTTTCTCGCAAATGTGTGACATGAATCTTGAaatatttgcagatttttttggaGAAACTTTACTCCTCCATgtccagtgatttttttttttataatcaatGATGGCCCTAATATgagttattgtgtgtgtgtgtgtgtagaaattatgacaataaagtcaTATTAGGTGTACAAAATATATAacattgcaaaaataaagttgtattaatAGGAAAATAAACTCTTTTACTCTATTACCAG
Proteins encoded in this region:
- the LOC105929951 gene encoding prostaglandin E2 receptor EP1 subtype; the protein is MQAMPDSNASGFSSDFNSSAMAPDAACPHSGHPSNPIIASLTMTLGILFNVVALIILIKAYTRFRRRSKATFLLFASSLVVTDLTGHVVPGGLVLRRYSMANMTTWDASTDPDSPCQFLGGCLVFFGLCPLFLGCAMAAERCLGVTKPLLHARLVSTARTKIALSMIWLLALCVALLPVFQLGDYTNQYPGTWCFIKVKDTNAKDLIFVMLFSGLAFGSLALAFICNTISGITLIRARLKNNSYSQRFSARSNDTEMVVQLVGIMVTSCICWSPLLVFSLMSATRSYSESHLSEEVACTYSKLMMTGVRMATCNQILDPWVYILLRRAVLRKIYRITKKQASFKGSTFRSIRWDVSYIRKSESLPGKKNSIRGSTGM